One Phalacrocorax aristotelis chromosome 10, bGulAri2.1, whole genome shotgun sequence genomic region harbors:
- the SPI1 gene encoding transcription factor PU.1, whose protein sequence is MLQACKMEGFPLIPPPSEDMVPYDSDLYRQPHDYYQYLNSDGESHGEHYWEYHPHHMHSEFETFGDNHFTELQSVQPPQLQQLYRHMEIEQMHVLDSAIPTTHIGLNHQVSYLPRMCLQYSSPPQPSSDEEDIERQSPPLEVSDGETDGVDPGPGIMHGETGSKKKIRLYQFLLDLLRSGDMKDSIWWVDKEKGTFQFSSKHKEALAHRWGIQKGNRKKMTYQKMARALRNYGKTGEVKKVKKKLTYQFSGEVMGRGVTDRKHYSH, encoded by the exons ATGTTGCAAGCTTGCAAAATGGAAGGATTTCCCCTCATTCCCCCT CCCTCTGAAGATATGGTACCCTATGACTCAGACCTCTACCGACAGCCCCATGACTATTACCAATATCTCAACAGTGATGGAGAGAGTCATGGTG aacaTTACTGGGAATATCATCCACACCACATGCACAGTGAGTTTGAGACATTTGGAGACAATCACTTCACAGAACTGCAGAGTGTccagcctccccagctgcagcagctgtacAGGCACATGGAGATTGAGCAAATGCATGTCTTGGATTCCGCAATCCCAACCACACACATCGGACTCAACCATCAG GTGTCCTATTTGCCCCGGATGTGCCTACAGTACTCCTCTCCACCACAGCCCAGTTCTGATGAGGAGGACATAGAGAGGCAGAGCCCCCCATTGGAGGTATCAGATGGGGAGACTGATGGTGTGGACCCTGGGCCTGGAATTATGCACGGAGAAACAG GCAGTAAGAAAAAGATACGTCTGTATCAGTTCCTTCTGGACCTTCTTCGCAGTGGAGACATGAAGGACAGCATCTGGTGGGTAGACAAGGAAAAAGGTACTTTCCAGTTCTCCTCCAAACACAAAGAAGCATTGGCACATCGCTGGGGCATCCAGAAAGGCAATCGCAAGAAAATGACCTACCAGAAGATGGCACGGGCTTTGAGAAACTATGGCAAGACAGGGGAGGTCAAGAAAGTCAAGAAGAAGCTGACCTACCAGTTTAGTGGCGAGGTGATGGGAAGGGGGGTCACTGATAGGAAGCATTATTCTCACTGA